Proteins from a genomic interval of Phenylobacterium sp. LH3H17:
- a CDS encoding NYN domain-containing protein, translating into MSNESRAPRLAVLIDAENASARIAEALFTEIATIGEASARRIYGDFSSAQMNQWTKVLARFAIQPQQNFANTKGKNAGDIALVIDAMDLLNAGRFDGFCLVSSDSDFTRLASRIREEGVSVYGFGEQKTPESFRQACTRFIYTENLTAPLAETPVKGAAAPPPAPAKRKAIEALPLIETVMADIDDDEGWATVSNIANRLRNAYPDFDQRTYGFAKLSDLIRATGKFQAQALVGGGSVRVRKK; encoded by the coding sequence ATGTCGAACGAGAGCCGCGCCCCGCGCCTGGCGGTGCTGATCGACGCGGAGAACGCCTCGGCCCGCATCGCCGAGGCCCTGTTCACCGAGATCGCCACCATCGGCGAGGCCAGCGCCCGGCGGATCTATGGCGACTTCTCCAGCGCCCAGATGAACCAGTGGACCAAGGTCCTGGCGCGGTTCGCCATCCAGCCGCAGCAGAACTTCGCCAACACCAAGGGCAAGAACGCCGGCGACATCGCCCTGGTCATCGACGCCATGGACCTGCTCAACGCCGGTCGGTTCGACGGCTTCTGCCTGGTCTCGTCGGACAGCGATTTCACGCGGCTGGCCTCGCGCATCCGCGAGGAGGGGGTGTCGGTCTACGGCTTTGGCGAGCAGAAGACGCCCGAGAGCTTCCGCCAGGCCTGCACGCGCTTCATCTATACGGAGAACCTGACCGCGCCCCTGGCCGAGACGCCGGTCAAGGGAGCTGCGGCCCCCCCGCCGGCCCCGGCCAAGCGCAAGGCCATCGAGGCCTTGCCGCTGATCGAGACGGTGATGGCCGACATCGACGACGACGAGGGCTGGGCCACGGTCAGCAACATCGCCAACCGCCTGCGCAACGCCTATCCGGACTTCGACCAGCGGACCTACGGGTTCGCGAAACTGTCGGACCTGATCCGCGCGACCGGGAAGTTCCAGGCCCAGGCGCTGGTGGGGGGTGGCTCGGTGCGGGTGCGGAAGAAGTAG
- a CDS encoding sigma-70 family RNA polymerase sigma factor: MTMTTTPCDGPTNDFRTDLIGLIPHMRAFARSLCNDRSYADDLAQDALAKALASEKSFTMGTNMKAWVFMILRNQFYSDMRRAWRSQPLDPEVAERTLVSISDPTASLELDELRRALAMLPADMREALILVGAGGMSYEEVSAISGVAVGTVKSRVSRARDRLALIYAEGEIDGDNALPSGAMAAIMAQLDTYSRARAA, translated from the coding sequence ATGACCATGACCACGACGCCGTGCGACGGGCCGACGAACGACTTCCGGACCGACCTGATCGGCCTCATTCCCCACATGCGCGCCTTCGCGCGATCGCTCTGCAACGACCGGTCCTATGCCGACGACCTGGCGCAGGACGCGCTGGCCAAGGCCCTGGCGTCGGAAAAGAGCTTCACCATGGGGACCAATATGAAAGCCTGGGTCTTCATGATCCTGCGCAACCAGTTCTATTCTGACATGCGCCGCGCCTGGCGCTCGCAGCCGCTGGATCCCGAGGTGGCCGAGCGGACCCTGGTCTCGATTTCCGACCCGACCGCCAGCCTGGAGCTCGACGAGCTGCGCCGGGCCCTGGCCATGCTGCCGGCCGACATGCGCGAAGCCCTGATCCTGGTGGGGGCTGGGGGCATGTCCTACGAAGAGGTCAGCGCGATCAGCGGCGTGGCGGTGGGCACGGTGAAGAGCCGGGTCAGCCGGGCGCGCGACCGCCTGGCCCTGATCTATGCCGAGGGCGAGATCGACGGCGACAATGCGCTGCCGAGCGGCGCCATGGCGGCGATCATGGCCCAGCTGGACACCTATTCGCGCGCGCGCGCGGCTTAG
- a CDS encoding CAP domain-containing protein: MRAAFRLALLLTLAAATPAAAGSFEDDVLAEINYARANPAGYARELRTAAAERQYGGGLASVGYADEDALHEAVAFLRSQPPLPPLRHDEGLAAAAHAFVGAQSRRGDEGHGRGPDALGPRLQRHGVYAGLTAESLSYGYDNPRDVVIQLVVDSGVPGRGHRKDIFRRAYQAAGIACGPHAVHGAMCVIDYAGAFVQR; the protein is encoded by the coding sequence ATGCGCGCAGCCTTTCGCCTCGCCCTCCTCCTCACCCTCGCCGCCGCGACGCCGGCCGCCGCCGGATCGTTCGAGGACGACGTCCTGGCCGAGATCAACTACGCCCGCGCCAACCCGGCCGGCTACGCCCGCGAGCTGCGCACCGCCGCGGCCGAGCGACAGTACGGCGGGGGCCTGGCCAGCGTCGGCTATGCCGACGAGGACGCCCTGCACGAGGCCGTGGCCTTCCTGCGGTCCCAGCCGCCCCTGCCGCCGCTGCGCCATGACGAGGGCCTCGCCGCCGCCGCCCACGCCTTCGTCGGCGCCCAGTCCCGGCGCGGCGACGAGGGCCACGGCCGCGGCCCCGACGCCCTGGGTCCGCGCCTGCAGCGCCACGGCGTCTATGCCGGCCTGACCGCCGAGAGCCTCTCCTACGGCTACGACAATCCCCGCGACGTGGTGATCCAGCTGGTGGTCGATTCAGGCGTCCCCGGCCGCGGCCACCGCAAGGACATCTTCCGCCGCGCCTACCAGGCCGCCGGCATCGCCTGCGGCCCGCACGCCGTCCACGGCGCCATGTGCGTCATCGACTATGCCGGGGCCTTCGTGCAGCGCTAG
- a CDS encoding enoyl-CoA hydratase/isomerase family protein, with product MTDILTVERKGAVDWVTLNRPERLNAINQPMSEALLAYFEARRRDTEARVIVLAGAGRAFCSGADLKAGGQPDALRDGPNGDWMLRDTLKAMRACPQPIVTLVQGAAAGGGLALALASDVIVAGASAAFHPAFIKIGLSGSELAVSWRLQRTLGVSRAREMLLTGEPMGAEEAWRTGLVSKVLPDEALAAEGERLADAMLKAAPDALRISKRTFDATLEGLSFDAALELEERGQIQMIRAGAAARAKAT from the coding sequence GTGACCGATATCCTGACCGTCGAGCGCAAGGGCGCGGTGGACTGGGTGACGCTGAACCGCCCCGAGCGGCTGAACGCCATCAACCAGCCGATGTCCGAGGCGCTGCTGGCCTATTTCGAGGCGCGGCGACGCGACACCGAGGCGCGCGTGATCGTGCTGGCCGGGGCCGGGCGGGCCTTCTGCTCGGGGGCGGACCTGAAGGCCGGCGGCCAGCCGGACGCCCTGCGCGACGGGCCGAACGGCGACTGGATGCTGCGCGACACGCTGAAGGCCATGCGCGCCTGCCCGCAGCCCATCGTGACCCTGGTGCAGGGGGCCGCGGCCGGCGGGGGCCTGGCGCTCGCCCTGGCGTCGGACGTCATCGTGGCGGGGGCCAGCGCCGCTTTCCATCCGGCCTTCATCAAGATCGGCCTGTCGGGCTCGGAGCTGGCGGTGAGCTGGCGGCTGCAGCGGACCCTGGGCGTGTCGCGGGCCCGCGAGATGCTGCTGACCGGCGAACCGATGGGGGCCGAGGAGGCCTGGCGCACCGGCCTGGTCTCCAAGGTCCTGCCCGACGAGGCCCTGGCCGCCGAGGGCGAGCGGCTGGCCGACGCCATGCTCAAGGCCGCCCCAGACGCCCTGCGGATCTCCAAGCGCACCTTCGACGCCACGCTGGAGGGCCTGAGCTTCGACGCGGCCCTGGAGCTGGAGGAGCGCGGCCAGATCCAGATGATCCGGGCGGGCGCGGCGGCGCGGGCGAAGGCGACCTAG
- a CDS encoding DUF3597 domain-containing protein → MSLFGKIMDKIFNRKPDAKPAPTQAAPQAAPAAPAATPAAAAPVDVEAVLTALAAQKGGGGNWRTSIVDLLKMLDLDSSLTARTELGQELGVKAGADGSAEQNIALHKAVMRKLAENGGQVPASLRD, encoded by the coding sequence ATGAGCCTCTTCGGCAAGATAATGGACAAGATCTTCAACCGGAAACCGGACGCAAAGCCGGCTCCCACCCAGGCGGCGCCTCAGGCGGCCCCCGCCGCGCCGGCCGCGACCCCGGCCGCGGCCGCACCCGTTGACGTGGAGGCGGTGCTCACCGCACTGGCGGCGCAGAAGGGCGGCGGCGGCAACTGGCGCACGTCGATCGTCGACCTGCTGAAAATGCTCGACCTCGATTCCAGCCTGACCGCCCGCACAGAGCTGGGCCAGGAACTGGGCGTGAAGGCCGGGGCGGACGGCAGCGCCGAGCAGAACATCGCCCTGCACAAGGCGGTCATGCGCAAGCTCGCCGAGAACGGCGGCCAGGTGCCAGCCAGCCTTCGCGACTAG